One Micromonospora sp. WMMD812 genomic window carries:
- a CDS encoding FtsK/SpoIIIE domain-containing protein — translation MADRRTQLVTRVRDTLAEALGAARTRSSAAQADLTAGRERLARVRRAAAAVPDRVGAERDRRLAEIDARHAARIAELARRATDAARREAPGAAADEWPGWRPTPADRGEPAGALRIGTVRIPGAEPVPALVPLLDAGHVHLAGDDREGCDAVVSALLLRAVGRAGPGAVRLVGYDPEHLGSGLAGFAPLGTAGLLTFVGPGGLGRLLDDLVEQIRRINETVLAGEHGSLRELAAATGRRPEPWRVAVLLGGDELSRHERGQLDRVVRTGAACGVHLVVRGVPLPDDPTVTRVVAEPDGARVGGPPGLPVRLDPPPPATLVTETCRDVAARVNAGPPPTPFTDLLPPPEQMWQEDSAIGLTAPIGEGPHGRPVRLTLGDYPPHALIGGPSGTGKTNLIFAWIGALAARYSPAELEFYLLDFKEGVSFARFAQGRRDPSWLPHMRLVGINVNTDREFGLALLRFLAEELRRRADAAKKHEVTKLAELRAVDPTGRWPRIVAVVDEFQMLLAGRDVVAREAADLLEDLARRGRSQGIHLVLASQDVRGIEALWGRPALVAQFTLRIALPKALRILAERNDAAQSLPRWHAVINAESGLPEGNEVARIPSASDWETWSGLQHRLWRMRPQDAAPARLFDGDAIPRLADAPDFRALVADAATPRGPVALLGEIIDVQARSAVLRLPRAPGRNLAVLGTRVDEACAVLDAAARSLARQHRPGSARFSIACLDPDADPVARSLYEDLADNAAWYDEETVPELMAETAEGLAAGSDPHYLLLFAVDAAAGSLAAPAGRRTGLEQLRRILHDGPERRTHVLAWWRGVARMRADLGGPAARTDQIGAWVALDTHGGELGSSLYPGTGGPDWYPRPWRGLFFDRAVHRTGQVIIPYGPSR, via the coding sequence ATGGCTGACCGGCGCACCCAGCTGGTCACCCGGGTCCGGGACACGCTCGCCGAGGCGCTCGGCGCCGCCCGGACGCGGTCCTCGGCCGCCCAGGCCGACCTGACCGCCGGACGGGAGCGGCTCGCCCGGGTACGCCGCGCCGCGGCGGCCGTGCCGGATCGGGTCGGCGCGGAGCGGGACCGCCGGCTGGCCGAGATCGACGCGCGGCACGCCGCCCGGATCGCCGAGCTGGCTCGCCGGGCCACCGACGCCGCCCGCCGGGAGGCGCCCGGCGCCGCCGCCGACGAGTGGCCGGGGTGGCGGCCCACCCCCGCCGACCGGGGCGAACCGGCGGGCGCGCTGCGGATCGGCACCGTCCGCATCCCGGGCGCCGAGCCGGTGCCGGCGCTGGTGCCACTGCTCGACGCCGGGCACGTCCACCTCGCCGGAGACGACCGGGAGGGCTGCGACGCGGTGGTGTCCGCGCTGCTGCTGCGGGCGGTCGGCCGGGCCGGCCCCGGCGCCGTGCGGTTGGTCGGGTACGACCCGGAGCACCTCGGCAGCGGCCTGGCCGGCTTCGCGCCGCTCGGCACGGCCGGGCTGCTGACGTTCGTCGGCCCGGGCGGGCTGGGCCGGCTCCTCGACGACCTGGTGGAGCAGATCCGCCGGATCAACGAGACCGTGCTCGCCGGCGAGCACGGCTCGCTGCGCGAGCTGGCCGCGGCGACCGGCCGACGCCCGGAACCGTGGCGGGTGGCGGTGCTGCTCGGCGGTGACGAGCTGTCGCGGCACGAGCGCGGCCAACTCGACCGGGTGGTGCGCACCGGCGCGGCCTGCGGGGTGCACCTGGTGGTCCGCGGTGTGCCGCTGCCCGACGACCCCACGGTCACCCGGGTGGTCGCCGAGCCGGACGGCGCCCGCGTCGGCGGACCGCCCGGCCTGCCGGTACGCCTCGACCCGCCGCCGCCCGCGACGCTGGTCACCGAGACCTGCCGGGACGTGGCCGCCCGGGTCAACGCCGGCCCACCACCCACCCCGTTCACCGACCTGCTGCCGCCGCCCGAGCAGATGTGGCAGGAGGACTCCGCCATCGGGCTCACCGCGCCGATCGGCGAGGGACCGCACGGCCGGCCGGTGCGGCTGACGCTGGGCGACTACCCGCCGCACGCGCTGATCGGCGGACCGTCCGGCACCGGCAAGACCAACCTGATCTTCGCGTGGATCGGCGCGCTGGCCGCCCGGTACTCCCCCGCCGAACTGGAGTTCTACCTGCTGGACTTCAAGGAGGGGGTGTCGTTCGCCCGGTTCGCGCAGGGCCGGCGCGACCCGAGCTGGCTGCCGCACATGCGGCTGGTGGGCATCAACGTCAACACCGATCGGGAGTTCGGCCTGGCGCTGCTGCGGTTCCTCGCCGAGGAGCTGCGCCGGCGCGCCGACGCGGCCAAGAAGCACGAGGTCACCAAGCTCGCCGAGCTGCGGGCGGTGGACCCGACCGGGCGGTGGCCGCGGATCGTCGCGGTGGTCGACGAGTTCCAGATGCTGCTCGCCGGCCGGGACGTGGTCGCCCGGGAGGCGGCCGATCTGTTGGAGGACCTGGCCCGCCGGGGGCGTTCGCAGGGCATCCACCTGGTGCTCGCCTCGCAGGACGTCCGCGGCATCGAGGCGTTGTGGGGGCGCCCGGCCCTGGTCGCCCAGTTCACGCTCCGCATCGCGCTGCCCAAGGCGCTGCGCATCCTGGCCGAGCGCAACGACGCGGCCCAGTCGCTGCCCCGCTGGCACGCCGTGATCAACGCCGAATCGGGGCTGCCGGAGGGCAACGAGGTCGCGCGGATCCCGTCGGCCAGCGACTGGGAGACGTGGAGCGGCCTGCAGCACCGGCTGTGGCGGATGCGCCCGCAGGACGCCGCACCCGCCCGGCTCTTCGACGGCGACGCCATCCCGCGGCTGGCCGATGCCCCGGACTTCCGTGCGCTCGTCGCCGACGCCGCGACGCCACGCGGGCCGGTCGCGCTGCTCGGCGAGATCATCGACGTGCAGGCGCGCTCGGCCGTCCTGCGCCTGCCCCGGGCTCCGGGGCGGAACCTGGCGGTCCTCGGCACCCGGGTCGACGAGGCGTGCGCGGTGCTGGACGCCGCGGCCCGCTCGTTGGCCCGCCAGCACCGCCCGGGAAGCGCACGGTTCTCCATCGCCTGCCTCGACCCGGACGCCGATCCGGTCGCCCGCTCCCTCTACGAGGACCTCGCCGACAACGCGGCCTGGTACGACGAGGAGACCGTGCCGGAGCTGATGGCGGAGACCGCGGAAGGTCTCGCGGCCGGGAGCGATCCGCACTACCTGCTGCTGTTCGCGGTGGACGCGGCGGCCGGATCGCTGGCCGCCCCGGCCGGGCGGCGTACCGGGCTGGAGCAGTTGCGGCGGATCCTGCACGACGGGCCGGAGCGGCGTACGCACGTGCTGGCCTGGTGGCGGGGCGTGGCCCGGATGCGCGCCGACCTGGGCGGGCCGGCCGCGCGCACCGACCAGATCGGCGCGTGGGTGGCGCTGGACACACACGGCGGCGAGCTGGGTTCCTCGCTCTACCCCGGCACCGGCGGCCCGGACTGGTACCCGAGGCCGTGGCGGGGGCTCTTCTTCGACCGGGCGGTGCACCGCACCGGACAGGTGATCATCCCCTATGGACCGTCCCGATGA